Proteins found in one Hirundo rustica isolate bHirRus1 chromosome Z, bHirRus1.pri.v3, whole genome shotgun sequence genomic segment:
- the LOC120765839 gene encoding M-phase inducer phosphatase 2-like — protein sequence MSREGLGPDSYTQQSPVAVKEEILPSPWASWDEEDGARRGAGLCSTSHPLGVAQQWQLEASPVLKDISQLQVRRDRVRRRQREPEDEEGFVPKKLQRLGQRSRLLASHGVARRDPLAKSHCWAPELLSPQLLPWQNDTTVPQGMENLVTTPVMRKAAKLRLGKHSQCWQPFRLPSGPSSAPRPVLKWGQPSDMDNPVKAKRRGKVAGSCDQEASVELGVWLEPSKSAQLEEIKNLLANDDQELIGDFSKPHLLPMVEGKDQGLKYISPGMLAAVLTGHFSSFIESSIVVDCRYPYEYEGGHIKGAVNLPLQRDVEEFLLEQPIVPLDVSKRVIIIFHCEFSVERGPKMCKFLRERDRSCHEYPQLHYPELYVLKGGYREFFFQFPSHCEPRDYRPMEHPAFKEELRKFRGQSRRGRRALLICGRNL from the exons ATGTCTCGGGAGG GACTGGGGCCGGACTCGTACACACAGCAGAGCCCCGTAGCCGTGAAGGAAGA GATCCTGCCGAGTCCCTGGGCGAGCTGGGACgaggaggatggagccaggagAGGGGCAGGTCTGTGCAGCACCTCTCACCCCCTGGGTGTcgcacagcagtggcagctggaaGCCAGCCCGGTTCTGAAGGacatctcccagctccaggtgcGGAGGGACAGAGTGCGGCGGCGCCAGAGGGAGCCCGAAGATGAG gagggcttTGTTCCCAAGAAGCTGCAGAGGCTGGGCCAGCGGAGCCGGCTGCTCGCCAGCCATGGGGTTGCCAGGAGAGACCCCCTTGCCAAGAGCCACTGCTGGGCACCAGAGCTGCTG TCCCCCcaactgctgccctggcagaaTGACACCACCGTGCCCCAGGGGATGGAGAACCTGGTGACTACACCAGTGATGAGGAAGGCGGCAAAGCTG CGTCTGGGGAAGCACAGCCAGTGCTGGCAGCCCTTCCGCTTGCCCTCTGGGCCCAGCAGTGCTCCCAGGCCCGTCCTGAAGTGGGGACAGCCCTCGGACATGGACAACCCTGTCAAGGCCAAGCGGCGGGGGAAGGTGGCTGGCAGCTGTGACCAGGAGGCATCGGTGGAGCTG GGAGTGTGGCTGGAGCCTTCCAAGTCTGCCCAGCTTGAGGAGATCAAGAACCTGCTGGCCAATGATGACCAGGAGCTCATTGGGGACTTTTCCAAG CCTCACCTCCTGCCGATGGTGGAGGGGAAGGACCAGGGCCTGAAGTACATCTCCCCTGGCATG ctggcagcagtgctTACAGGACACTTCAGCAGCTTCATCGAGAGCAGCATCGTCGTGGACTGCCGGTACCCCTACGAGTACGAGGGGGGCCACATCAAG ggcGCTGTCAACCTGCCGCTGCAGCGGGACGtggaggaattcctgctggagcagcccatcGTGCCCCTGGACGTCAGCAAGAGAGTGATCATCATCTTCCACTGCGAGTTCTCCGTTGAGCGGGGGCCCAAAAT GTGCAAGTTCCTGCGGGAGAGGGATCGGTCCTGCCACGAGTACCCCCAACTGCACTACCCCGAGCTCTACGTCTTGAAGGGGGGGTACCGCGAGTTCTTCTTCCAATTCCCG AGCCACTGCGAACCCCGGGACTATCGGCCCATGGAGCACCCGGCGTTCAAGGAGGAGCTGCGCAAATTCCGCGGGCAAAGCCGGCGCGGCCGGCGGGCGCTCTTAATCTGCGGGCGGAACCTGTGA